A region of Solanum dulcamara chromosome 7, daSolDulc1.2, whole genome shotgun sequence DNA encodes the following proteins:
- the LOC129894937 gene encoding formin-like protein 20 isoform X1: MALFRRFFYRKPPDRLLEISERVYVFDCCFSTDVLDEDEYKTYMGGIVAQLQDHCADASFMVFNFREGDRRSQISDILSQYDMTVMDYPRQYEGCPLLPLEMIHHFLRSSESWLSLEGQQNVLLMHCERGGWPVLAFMLAGLLLYRKQYTGEHKTLEMVYKQAPRELLHLLSPLNPQPSQLRYLQYISRKNFGSEWLPSDTPFALDCIILSSPPLFDGGRGCRPVLRIYGQDPASTTSNRSSKLLFSTPKTKKHARFYQQEECSRVKIDIHCRVQGDVVLECVHLEDDLVREEMMFRVMFHTTFIRSNVLMLLRDDVDVLWDAKDQFPRGFKAEVLFSDPDAVPSVVTEEVPSEDENGTEGASPEEFFEVEEIFSNAVDGQDGRGESGAHIVNESLEDDDSIEIIWKEEVEHHAFQDCASDEVNHKQEGKMDSNRSASGKNILGDRDNSIPSRVVVSNGTSNMESELVISGDCAASENGELKQDKEGTLRQKKLEREGLQQKVSVDTNKQKSDKTASSLKKQSFSSAKPAADGVGPKNKSKQQESQGTVLRPAKPNAVSRWIPPNKGSYTSSMHVSYPPSRYNSAPPVLALTKDFQSGVKLQSPSPQASSEAVASSEAGRVSGKDSSCSASGMSMFEASVATMSAPESVESQALQLHPSPPSPLLSPSPSAPSHETSDTEVAGTNSPSATSDLSLQGSNITTASLIQPDPNSPPALAAAPPPPLCRPSLSLSSNIQSFSPPPPPPPPPPPPSTSSRMTPLGAFSPPPSPPPPPPLPSSSSVINVGKVLPPPPPPPLWMGHGTSSEVVSSSLPPPPPPPPPIYASIVPRLASFGGSTSPPPPPMRTGYSLPPPPPPPPPPPPPPPRILHSSQVAPPPPPPPPLRNAPPPPPPPPSTYAPPPSPPPLYNTSSAPPPPPPPLYNTSSAPPPPPPLFSRAPSPPPPPPPPFSRTPTPPPPPPPPFSRTPTPPPPPPPPFSRAPTPPPPPPSMRGPTPPPGGGPPPPPPPPGGRPPPPPPPIRGAPPPPPPPGGRAPGPPPPPPPGGHAPGPPPPPPPGGRAPGPPPPPPPGGRAPGPPPPPGAPRPPGGGPPPPPPFGAKGPAVARGLPAGRGQGFSRAAGGVAPRRSNLKPLHWSKVTRALQGSLWDELQRNGETQLSPEFDFSELETLFSATVPKSDNAGKSGGRRKSVGSKPDRVHLVDLRRANNTEIMLTKVKMPLPDMMAAALAMDESILDADQVENLIKFCPTKDEMELLKNYTGDKELLGKCEQFFLELMKVPRVESKLRVFLFKIQFNSQVTDFKKSLNTVNSACEEQVRHSLKLKEILKKILYLGNTLNQGTARGSAIGFKLDSLLKLTDTRATNNKMTLMHYLCKVLASKSPSLLDFHVDLVSLEAASKIQLKSLAEEMQAIIKGLEKVKKELEASETDGPVSEIFRKTLKEFVGVAEAQVGSVKDLYSVAGRNADALALYFGEDPARCPFEQVTATLLNFVRLFRKAHEENLKQAELERKKVQKEAEMENAKGVTLTKKGFK; the protein is encoded by the exons ATGGCGCTGTTCAGACGGTTCTTCTATAGGAAGCCGCCGGATCGGCTTCTAGAGATCTCTGAGCGAGTATATG TGTTTGATTGCTGCTTCTCCACTGACGTGTTGGATGAAGATGAGTACAAGACATATATGGGAGGGATTGTAGCTCAGCTGCAGGACCACTGTGCAGATGCTTCTTTCATGGTTTTTAACTTTAGGGAAGGTGATAGGAGGAGCCAAATATCTGACATATTGTCCCAGTATGATATGACTGTGATGGATTATCCTCGGCAGTATGAAGGGTGTCCACTTCTGCCTCTGGAGATGATCCACCACTTCTTGCGCTCGAGTGAGAGTTGGCTTTCACTTGAGGGTCAGCAAAACGTCCTGTTAATGCACTGTGAGAGGGGAGGCTGGCCTGTACTTGCTTTTATGCTTGCTGGGCTTCTTTTGTACCGAAAACAGTACACCGGTGAGCATAAAACTCTTGAAATGGTCTACAAGCAGGCCCCTAGGGAGCTTCTCCATCTTTTGTCACCTCTGAATCCACAACCATCTCAGCTTAGATATCTCCAGTACATCTCCAGAAAAAATTTTGGTTCAGAATGGCTTCCATCAGATACACCTTTTGCCTTAGATTGCATCATACTTAGTTCTCCTCCTCTATTTGATGGCGGGAGAGGCTGTCGACCTGTACTTCGCATCTATGGACAGGACCCTGCTTCAACAACCTCTAATAGGAGCTCTAAGCTCCTCTTTTCAACTCCAAAGACAAAAAAACATGCTCGCTTCTACCAACAG GAAGAGTGTTCACGGGTGAAAATTGACATCCATTGTCGTGTCCAAGGAGATGTTGTTCTCGAGTGTGTCCATTTGGAAGATGACCTAGTAAGAGAAGAAATGATGTTCAGGGTCATGTTCCACACCACATTTATTCGTTCAAATGTTTTGATGTTATTGCGTGATGATGTTGATGTCCTGTGGGATGCAAAAGACCAATTTCCGAGAGGGTTCAAAGCTGAG GTACTCTTTTCGGATCCTGATGCTGTTCCATCTGTTGTCACTGAAGAAGTGCCTAGTGAGGATGAGAATGGGACTGAAGGTGCTTCACCTGAGGAGTTTTTTGAAGTCGAAGAGATATTCAGCAATGCTGTTGATGGGCAGGATGGAAGGGGGGAATCTGGAGCCCACATTGTCAATGAAAGTTTGGAGGATGATGATAGTATTGAAATAATCTGGAAAGAGGAGGTGGAACATCATGCATTTCAAGATTGTGCATCAGACGAAGTAAATCACAAGCAAGAAGGAAAGATGGATTCTAATCGTTCTGCAtcaggaaaaaatattttaggagataGAGACAACTCTATACCCTCCAGGGTTGTAGTTTCCAATGGTACTAGCAACATGGAATCAGAACTGGTTATATCTGGGGATTGTGCTGCATCAGAAAATGGGGAGCTAAAGCAAGATAAAGAAGGCACTCTGAGACAGAAGAAGTTAGAGAGGGAAGGTTTGCAACAGAAGGTGAGTGTTGATACTAATAAACAAAAAAGTGACAAGACAGCCTCATCTCTGAAGAAACAATCATTCTCCAGTGCAAAACCTGCCGCTGATGGGGTAGGTCCGAAAAATAAATCTAAACAGCAGGAAAGCCAAGGCACTGTTTTACGGCCAGCAAAGCCTAATGCAGTGTCCCGGTGGATCCCTCCCAACAAAGGTTCTTACACTAGTTCAATGCATGTATCATATCCACCATCAAGGTATAACAGTGCTCCCCCTGTGCTTGCTCTCACCAAGGATTTTCAATCTGGGGTTAAATTACAGTCACCATCTCCTCAAGCTTCTTCAGAAGCTGTAGCTTCTTCTGAAGCAGGTCGTGTTTCAGGGAAAGACTCTTCATGTTCTGCATCGGGTATGTCAATGTTTGAGGCATCTGTTGCTACAATGTCTGCCCCAGAATCAGTTGAAAGCCAGGCCCTGCAGCTTCATCCATCTCCTCCAAGTCCGCTTCTTTCTCCATCGCCGAGTGCTCCATCTCATGAAACTTCTGATACTGAGGTAGCAGGAACTAATTCACCATCAGCTACTTCAGATTTGTCTTTACAGGGGAGCAATATTACGACAGCTTCTTTGATTCAGCCAGACCCTAATTCTCCACCTGCTTTGGCTGCAGCTCCCCCGCCACCTTTGTGCAGGCCATCCTTGTCACTTTCAAGTAACATCCAGTCATTTTCACCTCCTCCACCTCCCCCACCCCCTCCGCCTCCACCATCAACTAGCTCGAGGATGACTCCGCTGGGTGCCTTTTCTCCTCCCCCCTcaccaccacctcctccacCTTTGCCCTCATCATCCAGTGTAATAAATGTTGGAAAGGTCTTGCCACCACCCCCTCCACCACCCCTTTGGATGGGGCATGGAACTTCCTCAGAAGTAGTATCTAGTTCATTGCCACCTCCACCTCCTCCACCTCCTCCTATATATGCATCCATTGTACCAAGATTGGCTAGCTTTGGGGGTTCCACATCTCCACCACCTCCTCCTATGCGTACCGGCTATTCTCTtcctccaccaccaccaccaccaccaccaccacctcctcCTCCCCCACGAATCCTACATAGCTCGCAAGTTGCTCCACCTCCACCACCCCCACCACCTTTGCGAAATGCTCCTCCTCCACCACCCCCACCTCCTTCAACATACGCTCCCCCTCCCTCTCCCCCTCCTTTATACAATACTTCATCTGcaccccctccccctccccctcctTTATACAATACTTCATCTGCACCACCTCCCCCTCCCCCTCTTTTTTCTAGAGCGCCAAGTCCACCACCTCCTCCTCCCCCTCCTTTTTCTAGAACGCCAACTCCACCACCTCCTCCTCCCCCTCCTTTTTCTAGAACGCCAACTCCACCACCTCCTCCTCCCCCTCCTTTTTCTAGAGCGCCAACTCCACCTCCTCCACCTCCTTCTATGCGGGGGCCTACCCCTCCTCCGGGAGGTGGCCCTCCACCTCCTCCACCTCCTCCTGGAGGTCGCCCTCCTCCTCCACCTCCACCAATACGTGGAGCTCCACCGCCTCCTCCTCCTCCGGGAGGTCGTGCACCTGGTCCACCTCCCCCACCTCCTCCGGGAGGACATGCACCTGGTCCACCCCCCCCACCCCCTCCGGGAGGGCGTGCACCTGGTCCACCTCCCCCACCCCCTCCGGGAGGACGCGCACCTGGTCCACCTCCTCCACCGGGAGCTCCAAGACCTCCAGGTGGTGGACCTCCCCCACCACCACCATTTGGTGCTAAAGGACCTGCAGTTGCCAGAGGCCTTCCTGCAGGGAGAGGGCAGGGATTTTCACGCGCAGCTGGTGGTGTAGCCCCTAGAAGATCTAACTTAAAGCCGTTGCATTGGAGCAAGGTAACTAGGGCACTGCAAGGAAGCTTATGGGATGAACTACAAAGAAATGGAGAGACTCAATT GTCACCAGAATTCGATTTTTCAGAGCTTGAGACTCTTTTCTCTGCTACAGTCCCCAAGTCAGATAATGCGGGTAAATCTGGAGGCAGAAGGAAGTCTGTTGGGTCTAAACCTGATAGGGTTCACCTG GTTGACTTGAGGAGGGCAAATAATACTGAAATTATGCTCACAAAGGTGAAAATGCCACTGCCTGACATGATG GCCGCTGCCCTCGCAATGGATGAGTCAATTTTAGATGCTGACCAGGTGGAGAATCTGATCAAGTTTTGTCCTACAAAAGATGAGATGGAACTTCTTAAG AATTACACTGGTGATAAGGAGCTCCTGGGAAAGTGTGAACAG TTTTTTCTGGAGCTCATGAAGGTGCCTCGAGTAGAGTCAAAACTAAGAGTTTTTCTCTTCAAGATCCAGTTCAACTCTCAG GTCACGGACTTCAAAAAAAGCTTGAACACAGTGAACTCTGCTTGTGAAGAG CAGGTCCGACATTCTCTTAAATTGAAggaaatattgaagaaaatactGTATCTAGGGAATACATTGAACCAGGGAACTGCCAGAG GTTCTGCCATTGGATTTAAGTTGGACAGTCTTTTGAAGCTCACTGATACTCGTGCTACTAACAACAAGATGACACTCATGCATTATCTTTGTAAG GTTCTTGCTTCCAAGTCACCATCACTTTTAGATTTTCATGTAGATCTTGTAAGCCTGGAAGCTGCGTCAAAG ATACAATTGAAGTCTTTGGCTGAAGAAATGCAAGCAATCATCAAGGGTTTGGAAAAAGTTAAAAAAGAACTGGAGGCTTCCGAGACTGATGGCCCTGTGTCTGAAATTTTTCGTAAG ACGTTAAAGGAATTCGTTGGTGTGGCTGAAGCACAGGTTGGCTCTGTTAAGGATTTATATTCGGTTGCG GGCAGAAATGCAGATGCACTTGCACTGTATTTCGGTGAGGATCCTGCCCGCTGTCCGTTTGAGCAAG TCACGGCGACCCTCTTAAATTTTGTGAGGCTGTTCCGCAAAGCTCACGAAGAGAACTTGAAGCAGgctgaattagaaaggaagaaAGTTCAGAAGGAGGCTGAAATGGAGAATGCCAAAGGAGTTACTCTAACAAAGAAGGGTTTCAAGTGA
- the LOC129894937 gene encoding formin-like protein 20 isoform X2, whose protein sequence is MALFRRFFYRKPPDRLLEISERVYVFDCCFSTDVLDEDEYKTYMGGIVAQLQDHCADASFMVFNFREGDRRSQISDILSQYDMTVMDYPRQYEGCPLLPLEMIHHFLRSSESWLSLEGQQNVLLMHCERGGWPVLAFMLAGLLLYRKQYTGEHKTLEMVYKQAPRELLHLLSPLNPQPSQLRYLQYISRKNFGSEWLPSDTPFALDCIILSSPPLFDGGRGCRPVLRIYGQDPASTTSNRSSKLLFSTPKTKKHARFYQQEECSRVKIDIHCRVQGDVVLECVHLEDDLVREEMMFRVMFHTTFIRSNVLMLLRDDVDVLWDAKDQFPRGFKAEVLFSDPDAVPSVVTEEVPSEDENGTEGASPEEFFEVEEIFSNAVDGQDGRGESGAHIVNESLEDDDSIEIIWKEEVEHHAFQDCASDEVNHKQEGKMDSNRSASGKNILGDRDNSIPSRVVVSNGTSNMESELVISGDCAASENGELKQDKEGTLRQKKLEREGLQQKVSVDTNKQKSDKTASSLKKQSFSSAKPAADGVGPKNKSKQQESQGTVLRPAKPNAVSRWIPPNKGSYTSSMHVSYPPSRYNSAPPVLALTKDFQSGVKLQSPSPQASSEAVASSEAGRVSGKDSSCSASGMSMFEASVATMSAPESVESQALQLHPSPPSPLLSPSPSAPSHETSDTEVAGTNSPSATSDLSLQGSNITTASLIQPDPNSPPALAAAPPPPLCRPSLSLSSNIQSFSPPPPPPPPPPPPSTSSRMTPLGAFSPPPSPPPPPPLPSSSSVINVGKVLPPPPPPPLWMGHGTSSEVVSSSLPPPPPPPPPIYASIVPRLASFGGSTSPPPPPMRTGYSLPPPPPPPPPPPPPPPRILHSSQVAPPPPPPPPLRNAPPPPPPPPSTYAPPPSPPPLYNTSSAPPPPPPPLYNTSSAPPPPPPLFSRAPSPPPPPPPPFSRTPTPPPPPPPPFSRTPTPPPPPPPPFSRAPTPPPPPPSMRGPTPPPGGGPPPPPPPPGGRPPPPPPPIRGAPPPPPPPGGRAPGPPPPPPPGGHAPGPPPPPPPGGRAPGPPPPPPPGGRAPGPPPPPGAPRPPGGGPPPPPPFGAKGPAVARGLPAGRGQGFSRAAGGVAPRRSNLKPLHWSKVTRALQGSLWDELQRNGETQLSPEFDFSELETLFSATVPKSDNAGKSGGRRKSVGSKPDRVHLVDLRRANNTEIMLTKVKMPLPDMMAAALAMDESILDADQVENLIKFCPTKDEMELLKNYTGDKELLGKCEQFFLELMKVPRVESKLRVFLFKIQFNSQVTDFKKSLNTVNSACEEVRHSLKLKEILKKILYLGNTLNQGTARGSAIGFKLDSLLKLTDTRATNNKMTLMHYLCKVLASKSPSLLDFHVDLVSLEAASKIQLKSLAEEMQAIIKGLEKVKKELEASETDGPVSEIFRKTLKEFVGVAEAQVGSVKDLYSVAGRNADALALYFGEDPARCPFEQVTATLLNFVRLFRKAHEENLKQAELERKKVQKEAEMENAKGVTLTKKGFK, encoded by the exons ATGGCGCTGTTCAGACGGTTCTTCTATAGGAAGCCGCCGGATCGGCTTCTAGAGATCTCTGAGCGAGTATATG TGTTTGATTGCTGCTTCTCCACTGACGTGTTGGATGAAGATGAGTACAAGACATATATGGGAGGGATTGTAGCTCAGCTGCAGGACCACTGTGCAGATGCTTCTTTCATGGTTTTTAACTTTAGGGAAGGTGATAGGAGGAGCCAAATATCTGACATATTGTCCCAGTATGATATGACTGTGATGGATTATCCTCGGCAGTATGAAGGGTGTCCACTTCTGCCTCTGGAGATGATCCACCACTTCTTGCGCTCGAGTGAGAGTTGGCTTTCACTTGAGGGTCAGCAAAACGTCCTGTTAATGCACTGTGAGAGGGGAGGCTGGCCTGTACTTGCTTTTATGCTTGCTGGGCTTCTTTTGTACCGAAAACAGTACACCGGTGAGCATAAAACTCTTGAAATGGTCTACAAGCAGGCCCCTAGGGAGCTTCTCCATCTTTTGTCACCTCTGAATCCACAACCATCTCAGCTTAGATATCTCCAGTACATCTCCAGAAAAAATTTTGGTTCAGAATGGCTTCCATCAGATACACCTTTTGCCTTAGATTGCATCATACTTAGTTCTCCTCCTCTATTTGATGGCGGGAGAGGCTGTCGACCTGTACTTCGCATCTATGGACAGGACCCTGCTTCAACAACCTCTAATAGGAGCTCTAAGCTCCTCTTTTCAACTCCAAAGACAAAAAAACATGCTCGCTTCTACCAACAG GAAGAGTGTTCACGGGTGAAAATTGACATCCATTGTCGTGTCCAAGGAGATGTTGTTCTCGAGTGTGTCCATTTGGAAGATGACCTAGTAAGAGAAGAAATGATGTTCAGGGTCATGTTCCACACCACATTTATTCGTTCAAATGTTTTGATGTTATTGCGTGATGATGTTGATGTCCTGTGGGATGCAAAAGACCAATTTCCGAGAGGGTTCAAAGCTGAG GTACTCTTTTCGGATCCTGATGCTGTTCCATCTGTTGTCACTGAAGAAGTGCCTAGTGAGGATGAGAATGGGACTGAAGGTGCTTCACCTGAGGAGTTTTTTGAAGTCGAAGAGATATTCAGCAATGCTGTTGATGGGCAGGATGGAAGGGGGGAATCTGGAGCCCACATTGTCAATGAAAGTTTGGAGGATGATGATAGTATTGAAATAATCTGGAAAGAGGAGGTGGAACATCATGCATTTCAAGATTGTGCATCAGACGAAGTAAATCACAAGCAAGAAGGAAAGATGGATTCTAATCGTTCTGCAtcaggaaaaaatattttaggagataGAGACAACTCTATACCCTCCAGGGTTGTAGTTTCCAATGGTACTAGCAACATGGAATCAGAACTGGTTATATCTGGGGATTGTGCTGCATCAGAAAATGGGGAGCTAAAGCAAGATAAAGAAGGCACTCTGAGACAGAAGAAGTTAGAGAGGGAAGGTTTGCAACAGAAGGTGAGTGTTGATACTAATAAACAAAAAAGTGACAAGACAGCCTCATCTCTGAAGAAACAATCATTCTCCAGTGCAAAACCTGCCGCTGATGGGGTAGGTCCGAAAAATAAATCTAAACAGCAGGAAAGCCAAGGCACTGTTTTACGGCCAGCAAAGCCTAATGCAGTGTCCCGGTGGATCCCTCCCAACAAAGGTTCTTACACTAGTTCAATGCATGTATCATATCCACCATCAAGGTATAACAGTGCTCCCCCTGTGCTTGCTCTCACCAAGGATTTTCAATCTGGGGTTAAATTACAGTCACCATCTCCTCAAGCTTCTTCAGAAGCTGTAGCTTCTTCTGAAGCAGGTCGTGTTTCAGGGAAAGACTCTTCATGTTCTGCATCGGGTATGTCAATGTTTGAGGCATCTGTTGCTACAATGTCTGCCCCAGAATCAGTTGAAAGCCAGGCCCTGCAGCTTCATCCATCTCCTCCAAGTCCGCTTCTTTCTCCATCGCCGAGTGCTCCATCTCATGAAACTTCTGATACTGAGGTAGCAGGAACTAATTCACCATCAGCTACTTCAGATTTGTCTTTACAGGGGAGCAATATTACGACAGCTTCTTTGATTCAGCCAGACCCTAATTCTCCACCTGCTTTGGCTGCAGCTCCCCCGCCACCTTTGTGCAGGCCATCCTTGTCACTTTCAAGTAACATCCAGTCATTTTCACCTCCTCCACCTCCCCCACCCCCTCCGCCTCCACCATCAACTAGCTCGAGGATGACTCCGCTGGGTGCCTTTTCTCCTCCCCCCTcaccaccacctcctccacCTTTGCCCTCATCATCCAGTGTAATAAATGTTGGAAAGGTCTTGCCACCACCCCCTCCACCACCCCTTTGGATGGGGCATGGAACTTCCTCAGAAGTAGTATCTAGTTCATTGCCACCTCCACCTCCTCCACCTCCTCCTATATATGCATCCATTGTACCAAGATTGGCTAGCTTTGGGGGTTCCACATCTCCACCACCTCCTCCTATGCGTACCGGCTATTCTCTtcctccaccaccaccaccaccaccaccaccacctcctcCTCCCCCACGAATCCTACATAGCTCGCAAGTTGCTCCACCTCCACCACCCCCACCACCTTTGCGAAATGCTCCTCCTCCACCACCCCCACCTCCTTCAACATACGCTCCCCCTCCCTCTCCCCCTCCTTTATACAATACTTCATCTGcaccccctccccctccccctcctTTATACAATACTTCATCTGCACCACCTCCCCCTCCCCCTCTTTTTTCTAGAGCGCCAAGTCCACCACCTCCTCCTCCCCCTCCTTTTTCTAGAACGCCAACTCCACCACCTCCTCCTCCCCCTCCTTTTTCTAGAACGCCAACTCCACCACCTCCTCCTCCCCCTCCTTTTTCTAGAGCGCCAACTCCACCTCCTCCACCTCCTTCTATGCGGGGGCCTACCCCTCCTCCGGGAGGTGGCCCTCCACCTCCTCCACCTCCTCCTGGAGGTCGCCCTCCTCCTCCACCTCCACCAATACGTGGAGCTCCACCGCCTCCTCCTCCTCCGGGAGGTCGTGCACCTGGTCCACCTCCCCCACCTCCTCCGGGAGGACATGCACCTGGTCCACCCCCCCCACCCCCTCCGGGAGGGCGTGCACCTGGTCCACCTCCCCCACCCCCTCCGGGAGGACGCGCACCTGGTCCACCTCCTCCACCGGGAGCTCCAAGACCTCCAGGTGGTGGACCTCCCCCACCACCACCATTTGGTGCTAAAGGACCTGCAGTTGCCAGAGGCCTTCCTGCAGGGAGAGGGCAGGGATTTTCACGCGCAGCTGGTGGTGTAGCCCCTAGAAGATCTAACTTAAAGCCGTTGCATTGGAGCAAGGTAACTAGGGCACTGCAAGGAAGCTTATGGGATGAACTACAAAGAAATGGAGAGACTCAATT GTCACCAGAATTCGATTTTTCAGAGCTTGAGACTCTTTTCTCTGCTACAGTCCCCAAGTCAGATAATGCGGGTAAATCTGGAGGCAGAAGGAAGTCTGTTGGGTCTAAACCTGATAGGGTTCACCTG GTTGACTTGAGGAGGGCAAATAATACTGAAATTATGCTCACAAAGGTGAAAATGCCACTGCCTGACATGATG GCCGCTGCCCTCGCAATGGATGAGTCAATTTTAGATGCTGACCAGGTGGAGAATCTGATCAAGTTTTGTCCTACAAAAGATGAGATGGAACTTCTTAAG AATTACACTGGTGATAAGGAGCTCCTGGGAAAGTGTGAACAG TTTTTTCTGGAGCTCATGAAGGTGCCTCGAGTAGAGTCAAAACTAAGAGTTTTTCTCTTCAAGATCCAGTTCAACTCTCAG GTCACGGACTTCAAAAAAAGCTTGAACACAGTGAACTCTGCTTGTGAAGAG GTCCGACATTCTCTTAAATTGAAggaaatattgaagaaaatactGTATCTAGGGAATACATTGAACCAGGGAACTGCCAGAG GTTCTGCCATTGGATTTAAGTTGGACAGTCTTTTGAAGCTCACTGATACTCGTGCTACTAACAACAAGATGACACTCATGCATTATCTTTGTAAG GTTCTTGCTTCCAAGTCACCATCACTTTTAGATTTTCATGTAGATCTTGTAAGCCTGGAAGCTGCGTCAAAG ATACAATTGAAGTCTTTGGCTGAAGAAATGCAAGCAATCATCAAGGGTTTGGAAAAAGTTAAAAAAGAACTGGAGGCTTCCGAGACTGATGGCCCTGTGTCTGAAATTTTTCGTAAG ACGTTAAAGGAATTCGTTGGTGTGGCTGAAGCACAGGTTGGCTCTGTTAAGGATTTATATTCGGTTGCG GGCAGAAATGCAGATGCACTTGCACTGTATTTCGGTGAGGATCCTGCCCGCTGTCCGTTTGAGCAAG TCACGGCGACCCTCTTAAATTTTGTGAGGCTGTTCCGCAAAGCTCACGAAGAGAACTTGAAGCAGgctgaattagaaaggaagaaAGTTCAGAAGGAGGCTGAAATGGAGAATGCCAAAGGAGTTACTCTAACAAAGAAGGGTTTCAAGTGA